A single region of the Coregonus clupeaformis isolate EN_2021a chromosome 16, ASM2061545v1, whole genome shotgun sequence genome encodes:
- the LOC121585023 gene encoding beta-adducin isoform X7, which translates to MSTSPTPKGTPVQQSSNDGGPSDGVLEALVSPQHSTPGSSGHQHKKRVSSLLQSPSFREELDVLIQEQMKKGGSSSNLWALRQLADYMASHGSPAALSASPSSTGMMMVTPINDLHGLEPSSMVKGERLMRCKLASVHRLLDLYGWAQLSHTCLTLRVSKEQEHFLVLPDGLAYGEVTASSLAKVNILGEVVERGSTTLGVDLGSFSLHSAIYSTRPDVRCLVHLHTPATAAVSAMKCGLLPLSHEALLVGEVAYYDYNGLMENEEDRVELQKSLGPTCKVLLLRNHGIVALGESVEEAFYTIYHIQAACQIQVSALCSAGGEQNLIMLDRSTHKPNAAGTVGWAGSTFGPLTKSRLGEHEFEALMRTLDNLGYRTGYAYRFPVLLERSRTRREVEVPATVHSFQFEEEGVHPLPRQHPYAQRQQQEKTRWLNTPNSYLRVNQDQASPGHQRTTWLKTEEMQQGAIKIENSNQFVPLFTNPQEVLETRNKIRQQNRQDMKTAGPQSQVLAGVITDGSLPVQKKLHVAVKKSVLSVNNNNKVKSPDPAELAKPEPETPNPFNQLTDKELDEYRKEVQRKAEGQTDVGEEVENEKESPPTTPPTNNPTPCNPPPSGHPSGTKILSQ; encoded by the exons ATGAGCACCTCGCCCACCCCTAAGGGCACGCCTGTGCAGCAGAGCTCCAACGATGGGGGCCCTAGTGATGGGGTCCTTGAGGCCCTTGTGTCTCCACAGCACTCTACACCCGGCTCCTCCGGGCACCAACACAAGAAACGCGTCTCCAGTCTCTTGCAGAGCCCG tcgtTCCGTGAGGAGCTGGATGTTCTGATCCAGGAACAGATGAAGAAGGGAGGCAGCAGCTCCAACCTCTGGGCTCTAAGGCAGCTAGCTGACTACATGGCCTCTCACGGCTCACCTGCCGCCCTGTCCGCCTCCCCCTCCAGTACAG gcATGATGATGGTGACGCCCATCAATGACCTACATGGCTTGGAGCCCAGCAGCATGGTGAAGGGAGAGAGGCTGATGCGCTGTAAACTGGCCAGTGTTCACCGCTTGCTGGACCTCTACGGCTGGGCCCAGCTCAGCCACACCTGCCTCACC CTGCGTGTCAGTAAGGAACAGGAGCACTTCCTGGTTCTGCCCGATGGCCTGGCCTATGGTGAGGTCACTGCCTCTAGCCTG GCGAAGGTGAATATCCTGGGGGAGGTGGTAGAGAGGGGCAGCACCACCCTGGGGGTAGACCTGGGTTCCTTCAGCCTCCACTCAGCCATCTACTCCACCCGGCCAGACGTACGCTGTCTGGTGCACCTCCACACCCCTGCCACCGCCGCC GTGTCCGCCATGAAGTGTGGCCTCCTGCCACTGTCCCATGAGGCTCTGCTGGTGGGTGAGGTGGCGTATTATGACTACAATGGGCTGATGGAGAACGAGGAGGACAGGGTGGAGCTCCAGAAGAGCCTCGGGCCCACCTGCAAG GTGCTGTTGCTTCGAAACCATGGCATCGTGGCCCTGGGGGAGTCAGTGGAGGAGGCTTTCTACACCATCTACCACATCCAGGCTGCCTGTCAGATCCAG GTGTCAGCATTGTGCAGCGCTGGAGGAGAGCAGAACCTGATCATGTTGGACCGCTCCACCCATAAACCCAACGCTGCAGGCACCGTGGGCTGGGCCGGATCCACCTTCGGCCCCCTGACCAAGAGTCGACTCGGGGAGCACGAGTTtgaggctctcatgaggactctGGACAACCTG GGTTACCGTACCGGCTACGCCTACCGCTTCCCCGTGCTACTGGAGCGTTCACGGACACGGAGGGAGGTGGAGGTCCCCGCCACAGTCCACTCCTTCCAGTTTGAGGAGGAGGGAGTGCACCCATTACCCCGCCAGCACCCCTACGCCCAGCGGCAGCAGCAGGAGAAGACCCGCTGGCTCAACACCCCCAACTCCTACCTGAGGGTGAACCAAGACCAAGCCAGCCCCGGACACCAGCGCACCACA tGGCTGAAGACAGAGGAGATGCAACAAGGAGCCATCAAGATTGAGAACTCAAATCAGTTTGTTCCTCTTTTTACCAACCCTCAAGAGGTGCTGGAAACACGAAATAAG ATCCGGCAGCAGAACCGTCAGGACATGAAGACAGCAGGACCCCAGTCCCAAGTACTAGCTGGTGTCATAACGGATGGTAGTCTACCG GTCCAGAAAAAACTGCATGTTGCTGTAAAAAAGAGTGTGCTCTCAGTcaacaataacaacaaagtaaag TCTCCAGACCCGGCAGAACTTGCGAAACCTGAGCCAGAGACCCCCAACCCGTTTAACCAGCTGACAGACAAGGAGCTGGATGAGTACCGCAAGGAGGTGCAGAGGAAAGCAGAAGGTCAAACAGATG taggggaggaggtggagaatgAGAAGGAGTCTCCCCCAACTACCCCCCCCACCAACAACCCTACCCCCTGCAATCCCCCACCCTCAG GGCACCCCTCTGGTACTAAGATCTTGTCTCAATAG
- the LOC121585023 gene encoding beta-adducin isoform X9 yields MSTSPTPKGTPVQQSSNDGGPSDGVLEALVSPQHSTPGSSGHQHKKRVSSLLQSPSFREELDVLIQEQMKKGGSSSNLWALRQLADYMASHGSPAALSASPSSTGMMMVTPINDLHGLEPSSMVKGERLMRCKLASVHRLLDLYGWAQLSHTCLTLRVSKEQEHFLVLPDGLAYGEVTASSLAKVNILGEVVERGSTTLGVDLGSFSLHSAIYSTRPDVRCLVHLHTPATAAVSAMKCGLLPLSHEALLVGEVAYYDYNGLMENEEDRVELQKSLGPTCKVLLLRNHGIVALGESVEEAFYTIYHIQAACQIQVSALCSAGGEQNLIMLDRSTHKPNAAGTVGWAGSTFGPLTKSRLGEHEFEALMRTLDNLGYRTGYAYRFPVLLERSRTRREVEVPATVHSFQFEEEGVHPLPRQHPYAQRQQQEKTRWLNTPNSYLRVNQDQASPGHQRTTWLKTEEMQQGAIKIENSNQFVPLFTNPQEVLETRNKIRQQNRQDMKTAGPQSQVLAGVITDGSLPVQKKLHVAVKKSVLSVNNNNKVKSPDPAELAKPEPETPNPFNQLTDKELDEYRKEVQRKAEGQTDGHPSGTKILSQ; encoded by the exons ATGAGCACCTCGCCCACCCCTAAGGGCACGCCTGTGCAGCAGAGCTCCAACGATGGGGGCCCTAGTGATGGGGTCCTTGAGGCCCTTGTGTCTCCACAGCACTCTACACCCGGCTCCTCCGGGCACCAACACAAGAAACGCGTCTCCAGTCTCTTGCAGAGCCCG tcgtTCCGTGAGGAGCTGGATGTTCTGATCCAGGAACAGATGAAGAAGGGAGGCAGCAGCTCCAACCTCTGGGCTCTAAGGCAGCTAGCTGACTACATGGCCTCTCACGGCTCACCTGCCGCCCTGTCCGCCTCCCCCTCCAGTACAG gcATGATGATGGTGACGCCCATCAATGACCTACATGGCTTGGAGCCCAGCAGCATGGTGAAGGGAGAGAGGCTGATGCGCTGTAAACTGGCCAGTGTTCACCGCTTGCTGGACCTCTACGGCTGGGCCCAGCTCAGCCACACCTGCCTCACC CTGCGTGTCAGTAAGGAACAGGAGCACTTCCTGGTTCTGCCCGATGGCCTGGCCTATGGTGAGGTCACTGCCTCTAGCCTG GCGAAGGTGAATATCCTGGGGGAGGTGGTAGAGAGGGGCAGCACCACCCTGGGGGTAGACCTGGGTTCCTTCAGCCTCCACTCAGCCATCTACTCCACCCGGCCAGACGTACGCTGTCTGGTGCACCTCCACACCCCTGCCACCGCCGCC GTGTCCGCCATGAAGTGTGGCCTCCTGCCACTGTCCCATGAGGCTCTGCTGGTGGGTGAGGTGGCGTATTATGACTACAATGGGCTGATGGAGAACGAGGAGGACAGGGTGGAGCTCCAGAAGAGCCTCGGGCCCACCTGCAAG GTGCTGTTGCTTCGAAACCATGGCATCGTGGCCCTGGGGGAGTCAGTGGAGGAGGCTTTCTACACCATCTACCACATCCAGGCTGCCTGTCAGATCCAG GTGTCAGCATTGTGCAGCGCTGGAGGAGAGCAGAACCTGATCATGTTGGACCGCTCCACCCATAAACCCAACGCTGCAGGCACCGTGGGCTGGGCCGGATCCACCTTCGGCCCCCTGACCAAGAGTCGACTCGGGGAGCACGAGTTtgaggctctcatgaggactctGGACAACCTG GGTTACCGTACCGGCTACGCCTACCGCTTCCCCGTGCTACTGGAGCGTTCACGGACACGGAGGGAGGTGGAGGTCCCCGCCACAGTCCACTCCTTCCAGTTTGAGGAGGAGGGAGTGCACCCATTACCCCGCCAGCACCCCTACGCCCAGCGGCAGCAGCAGGAGAAGACCCGCTGGCTCAACACCCCCAACTCCTACCTGAGGGTGAACCAAGACCAAGCCAGCCCCGGACACCAGCGCACCACA tGGCTGAAGACAGAGGAGATGCAACAAGGAGCCATCAAGATTGAGAACTCAAATCAGTTTGTTCCTCTTTTTACCAACCCTCAAGAGGTGCTGGAAACACGAAATAAG ATCCGGCAGCAGAACCGTCAGGACATGAAGACAGCAGGACCCCAGTCCCAAGTACTAGCTGGTGTCATAACGGATGGTAGTCTACCG GTCCAGAAAAAACTGCATGTTGCTGTAAAAAAGAGTGTGCTCTCAGTcaacaataacaacaaagtaaag TCTCCAGACCCGGCAGAACTTGCGAAACCTGAGCCAGAGACCCCCAACCCGTTTAACCAGCTGACAGACAAGGAGCTGGATGAGTACCGCAAGGAGGTGCAGAGGAAAGCAGAAGGTCAAACAGATG GGCACCCCTCTGGTACTAAGATCTTGTCTCAATAG
- the LOC121585023 gene encoding beta-adducin isoform X8 — MSTSPTPKGTPVQQSSNDGGPSDGVLEALVSPQHSTPGSSGHQHKKRVSSLLQSPSFREELDVLIQEQMKKGGSSSNLWALRQLADYMASHGSPAALSASPSSTGMMMVTPINDLHGLEPSSMVKGERLMRCKLASVHRLLDLYGWAQLSHTCLTLRVSKEQEHFLVLPDGLAYGEVTASSLAKVNILGEVVERGSTTLGVDLGSFSLHSAIYSTRPDVRCLVHLHTPATAAVSAMKCGLLPLSHEALLVGEVAYYDYNGLMENEEDRVELQKSLGPTCKVLLLRNHGIVALGESVEEAFYTIYHIQAACQIQVSALCSAGGEQNLIMLDRSTHKPNAAGTVGWAGSTFGPLTKSRLGEHEFEALMRTLDNLGYRTGYAYRFPVLLERSRTRREVEVPATVHSFQFEEEGVHPLPRQHPYAQRQQQEKTRWLNTPNSYLRVNQDQASPGHQRTTWLKTEEMQQGAIKIENSNQFVPLFTNPQEVLETRNKIRQQNRQDMKTAGPQSQVLAGVITDGSLPVQKKLHVAVKKSVLSVNNNNKVKSPDPAELAKPEPETPNPFNQLTDKELDEYRKEVQRKAEGQTDVGEEVENEKESPPTTPPTNNPTPCNPPPSGHPSGTKILSQ, encoded by the exons ATGAGCACCTCGCCCACCCCTAAGGGCACGCCTGTGCAGCAGAGCTCCAACGATGGGGGCCCTAGTGATGGGGTCCTTGAGGCCCTTGTGTCTCCACAGCACTCTACACCCGGCTCCTCCGGGCACCAACACAAGAAACGCGTCTCCAGTCTCTTGCAGAGCCCG tcgtTCCGTGAGGAGCTGGATGTTCTGATCCAGGAACAGATGAAGAAGGGAGGCAGCAGCTCCAACCTCTGGGCTCTAAGGCAGCTAGCTGACTACATGGCCTCTCACGGCTCACCTGCCGCCCTGTCCGCCTCCCCCTCCAGTACAG gcATGATGATGGTGACGCCCATCAATGACCTACATGGCTTGGAGCCCAGCAGCATGGTGAAGGGAGAGAGGCTGATGCGCTGTAAACTGGCCAGTGTTCACCGCTTGCTGGACCTCTACGGCTGGGCCCAGCTCAGCCACACCTGCCTCACC CTGCGTGTCAGTAAGGAACAGGAGCACTTCCTGGTTCTGCCCGATGGCCTGGCCTATGGTGAGGTCACTGCCTCTAGCCTG GCGAAGGTGAATATCCTGGGGGAGGTGGTAGAGAGGGGCAGCACCACCCTGGGGGTAGACCTGGGTTCCTTCAGCCTCCACTCAGCCATCTACTCCACCCGGCCAGACGTACGCTGTCTGGTGCACCTCCACACCCCTGCCACCGCCGCC GTGTCCGCCATGAAGTGTGGCCTCCTGCCACTGTCCCATGAGGCTCTGCTGGTGGGTGAGGTGGCGTATTATGACTACAATGGGCTGATGGAGAACGAGGAGGACAGGGTGGAGCTCCAGAAGAGCCTCGGGCCCACCTGCAAG GTGCTGTTGCTTCGAAACCATGGCATCGTGGCCCTGGGGGAGTCAGTGGAGGAGGCTTTCTACACCATCTACCACATCCAGGCTGCCTGTCAGATCCAG GTGTCAGCATTGTGCAGCGCTGGAGGAGAGCAGAACCTGATCATGTTGGACCGCTCCACCCATAAACCCAACGCTGCAGGCACCGTGGGCTGGGCCGGATCCACCTTCGGCCCCCTGACCAAGAGTCGACTCGGGGAGCACGAGTTtgaggctctcatgaggactctGGACAACCTG GGTTACCGTACCGGCTACGCCTACCGCTTCCCCGTGCTACTGGAGCGTTCACGGACACGGAGGGAGGTGGAGGTCCCCGCCACAGTCCACTCCTTCCAGTTTGAGGAGGAGGGAGTGCACCCATTACCCCGCCAGCACCCCTACGCCCAGCGGCAGCAGCAGGAGAAGACCCGCTGGCTCAACACCCCCAACTCCTACCTGAGGGTGAACCAAGACCAAGCCAGCCCCGGACACCAGCGCACCACA tGGCTGAAGACAGAGGAGATGCAACAAGGAGCCATCAAGATTGAGAACTCAAATCAGTTTGTTCCTCTTTTTACCAACCCTCAAGAGGTGCTGGAAACACGAAATAAG ATCCGGCAGCAGAACCGTCAGGACATGAAGACAGCAGGACCCCAGTCCCAAGTACTAGCTGGTGTCATAACGGATGGTAGTCTACCG GTCCAGAAAAAACTGCATGTTGCTGTAAAAAAGAGTGTGCTCTCAGTcaacaataacaacaaagtaaag TCTCCAGACCCGGCAGAACTTGCGAAACCTGAGCCAGAGACCCCCAACCCGTTTAACCAGCTGACAGACAAGGAGCTGGATGAGTACCGCAAGGAGGTGCAGAGGAAAGCAGAAGGTCAAACAGATG taggggaggaggtggagaatgAGAAGGAGTCTCCCCCAACTACCCCCCCCACCAACAACCCTACCCCCTGCAATCCCCCACCCTCAG GGCACCCCTCTGGTACTAAGATCTTGTCTCAATA A
- the LOC121585023 gene encoding beta-adducin isoform X10, producing MSTSPTPKGTPVQQSSNDGGPSDGVLEALVSPQHSTPGSSGHQHKKRVSSLLQSPSFREELDVLIQEQMKKGGSSSNLWALRQLADYMASHGSPAALSASPSSTGMMMVTPINDLHGLEPSSMVKGERLMRCKLASVHRLLDLYGWAQLSHTCLTLRVSKEQEHFLVLPDGLAYGEVTASSLAKVNILGEVVERGSTTLGVDLGSFSLHSAIYSTRPDVRCLVHLHTPATAAVSAMKCGLLPLSHEALLVGEVAYYDYNGLMENEEDRVELQKSLGPTCKVLLLRNHGIVALGESVEEAFYTIYHIQAACQIQVSALCSAGGEQNLIMLDRSTHKPNAAGTVGWAGSTFGPLTKSRLGEHEFEALMRTLDNLGYRTGYAYRFPVLLERSRTRREVEVPATVHSFQFEEEGVHPLPRQHPYAQRQQQEKTRWLNTPNSYLRVNQDQASPGHQRTTWLKTEEMQQGAIKIENSNQFVPLFTNPQEVLETRNKIRQQNRQDMKTAGPQSQVLAGVITDGSLPVQKKLHVAVKKSVLSVNNNNKVKSPDPAELAKPEPETPNPFNQLTDKELDEYRKEVQRKAEGQTDGHPSGTKILSQ from the exons ATGAGCACCTCGCCCACCCCTAAGGGCACGCCTGTGCAGCAGAGCTCCAACGATGGGGGCCCTAGTGATGGGGTCCTTGAGGCCCTTGTGTCTCCACAGCACTCTACACCCGGCTCCTCCGGGCACCAACACAAGAAACGCGTCTCCAGTCTCTTGCAGAGCCCG tcgtTCCGTGAGGAGCTGGATGTTCTGATCCAGGAACAGATGAAGAAGGGAGGCAGCAGCTCCAACCTCTGGGCTCTAAGGCAGCTAGCTGACTACATGGCCTCTCACGGCTCACCTGCCGCCCTGTCCGCCTCCCCCTCCAGTACAG gcATGATGATGGTGACGCCCATCAATGACCTACATGGCTTGGAGCCCAGCAGCATGGTGAAGGGAGAGAGGCTGATGCGCTGTAAACTGGCCAGTGTTCACCGCTTGCTGGACCTCTACGGCTGGGCCCAGCTCAGCCACACCTGCCTCACC CTGCGTGTCAGTAAGGAACAGGAGCACTTCCTGGTTCTGCCCGATGGCCTGGCCTATGGTGAGGTCACTGCCTCTAGCCTG GCGAAGGTGAATATCCTGGGGGAGGTGGTAGAGAGGGGCAGCACCACCCTGGGGGTAGACCTGGGTTCCTTCAGCCTCCACTCAGCCATCTACTCCACCCGGCCAGACGTACGCTGTCTGGTGCACCTCCACACCCCTGCCACCGCCGCC GTGTCCGCCATGAAGTGTGGCCTCCTGCCACTGTCCCATGAGGCTCTGCTGGTGGGTGAGGTGGCGTATTATGACTACAATGGGCTGATGGAGAACGAGGAGGACAGGGTGGAGCTCCAGAAGAGCCTCGGGCCCACCTGCAAG GTGCTGTTGCTTCGAAACCATGGCATCGTGGCCCTGGGGGAGTCAGTGGAGGAGGCTTTCTACACCATCTACCACATCCAGGCTGCCTGTCAGATCCAG GTGTCAGCATTGTGCAGCGCTGGAGGAGAGCAGAACCTGATCATGTTGGACCGCTCCACCCATAAACCCAACGCTGCAGGCACCGTGGGCTGGGCCGGATCCACCTTCGGCCCCCTGACCAAGAGTCGACTCGGGGAGCACGAGTTtgaggctctcatgaggactctGGACAACCTG GGTTACCGTACCGGCTACGCCTACCGCTTCCCCGTGCTACTGGAGCGTTCACGGACACGGAGGGAGGTGGAGGTCCCCGCCACAGTCCACTCCTTCCAGTTTGAGGAGGAGGGAGTGCACCCATTACCCCGCCAGCACCCCTACGCCCAGCGGCAGCAGCAGGAGAAGACCCGCTGGCTCAACACCCCCAACTCCTACCTGAGGGTGAACCAAGACCAAGCCAGCCCCGGACACCAGCGCACCACA tGGCTGAAGACAGAGGAGATGCAACAAGGAGCCATCAAGATTGAGAACTCAAATCAGTTTGTTCCTCTTTTTACCAACCCTCAAGAGGTGCTGGAAACACGAAATAAG ATCCGGCAGCAGAACCGTCAGGACATGAAGACAGCAGGACCCCAGTCCCAAGTACTAGCTGGTGTCATAACGGATGGTAGTCTACCG GTCCAGAAAAAACTGCATGTTGCTGTAAAAAAGAGTGTGCTCTCAGTcaacaataacaacaaagtaaag TCTCCAGACCCGGCAGAACTTGCGAAACCTGAGCCAGAGACCCCCAACCCGTTTAACCAGCTGACAGACAAGGAGCTGGATGAGTACCGCAAGGAGGTGCAGAGGAAAGCAGAAGGTCAAACAGATG GGCACCCCTCTGGTACTAAGATCTTGTCTCAATA A
- the LOC121585023 gene encoding beta-adducin isoform X1 codes for MSTSPTPKGTPVQQSSNDGGPSDGVLEALVSPQHSTPGSSGHQHKKRVSSLLQSPSFREELDVLIQEQMKKGGSSSNLWALRQLADYMASHGSPAALSASPSSTGMMMVTPINDLHGLEPSSMVKGERLMRCKLASVHRLLDLYGWAQLSHTCLTLRVSKEQEHFLVLPDGLAYGEVTASSLAKVNILGEVVERGSTTLGVDLGSFSLHSAIYSTRPDVRCLVHLHTPATAAVSAMKCGLLPLSHEALLVGEVAYYDYNGLMENEEDRVELQKSLGPTCKVLLLRNHGIVALGESVEEAFYTIYHIQAACQIQVSALCSAGGEQNLIMLDRSTHKPNAAGTVGWAGSTFGPLTKSRLGEHEFEALMRTLDNLGYRTGYAYRFPVLLERSRTRREVEVPATVHSFQFEEEGVHPLPRQHPYAQRQQQEKTRWLNTPNSYLRVNQDQASPGHQRTTWLKTEEMQQGAIKIENSNQFVPLFTNPQEVLETRNKIRQQNRQDMKTAGPQSQVLAGVITDGSLPVQKKLHVAVKKSVLSVNNNNKVKSPDPAELAKPEPETPNPFNQLTDKELDEYRKEVQRKAEGQTDVGEEVENEKESPPTTPPTNNPTPCNPPPSDETKKDSTAVQNGKGEEEKQTTEELEKGMKALSTNDTSTPPSTTPAAPPAKPPSNTPEGSPSKSPSKKKKKFKAPSFLKKSKKKEKAET; via the exons ATGAGCACCTCGCCCACCCCTAAGGGCACGCCTGTGCAGCAGAGCTCCAACGATGGGGGCCCTAGTGATGGGGTCCTTGAGGCCCTTGTGTCTCCACAGCACTCTACACCCGGCTCCTCCGGGCACCAACACAAGAAACGCGTCTCCAGTCTCTTGCAGAGCCCG tcgtTCCGTGAGGAGCTGGATGTTCTGATCCAGGAACAGATGAAGAAGGGAGGCAGCAGCTCCAACCTCTGGGCTCTAAGGCAGCTAGCTGACTACATGGCCTCTCACGGCTCACCTGCCGCCCTGTCCGCCTCCCCCTCCAGTACAG gcATGATGATGGTGACGCCCATCAATGACCTACATGGCTTGGAGCCCAGCAGCATGGTGAAGGGAGAGAGGCTGATGCGCTGTAAACTGGCCAGTGTTCACCGCTTGCTGGACCTCTACGGCTGGGCCCAGCTCAGCCACACCTGCCTCACC CTGCGTGTCAGTAAGGAACAGGAGCACTTCCTGGTTCTGCCCGATGGCCTGGCCTATGGTGAGGTCACTGCCTCTAGCCTG GCGAAGGTGAATATCCTGGGGGAGGTGGTAGAGAGGGGCAGCACCACCCTGGGGGTAGACCTGGGTTCCTTCAGCCTCCACTCAGCCATCTACTCCACCCGGCCAGACGTACGCTGTCTGGTGCACCTCCACACCCCTGCCACCGCCGCC GTGTCCGCCATGAAGTGTGGCCTCCTGCCACTGTCCCATGAGGCTCTGCTGGTGGGTGAGGTGGCGTATTATGACTACAATGGGCTGATGGAGAACGAGGAGGACAGGGTGGAGCTCCAGAAGAGCCTCGGGCCCACCTGCAAG GTGCTGTTGCTTCGAAACCATGGCATCGTGGCCCTGGGGGAGTCAGTGGAGGAGGCTTTCTACACCATCTACCACATCCAGGCTGCCTGTCAGATCCAG GTGTCAGCATTGTGCAGCGCTGGAGGAGAGCAGAACCTGATCATGTTGGACCGCTCCACCCATAAACCCAACGCTGCAGGCACCGTGGGCTGGGCCGGATCCACCTTCGGCCCCCTGACCAAGAGTCGACTCGGGGAGCACGAGTTtgaggctctcatgaggactctGGACAACCTG GGTTACCGTACCGGCTACGCCTACCGCTTCCCCGTGCTACTGGAGCGTTCACGGACACGGAGGGAGGTGGAGGTCCCCGCCACAGTCCACTCCTTCCAGTTTGAGGAGGAGGGAGTGCACCCATTACCCCGCCAGCACCCCTACGCCCAGCGGCAGCAGCAGGAGAAGACCCGCTGGCTCAACACCCCCAACTCCTACCTGAGGGTGAACCAAGACCAAGCCAGCCCCGGACACCAGCGCACCACA tGGCTGAAGACAGAGGAGATGCAACAAGGAGCCATCAAGATTGAGAACTCAAATCAGTTTGTTCCTCTTTTTACCAACCCTCAAGAGGTGCTGGAAACACGAAATAAG ATCCGGCAGCAGAACCGTCAGGACATGAAGACAGCAGGACCCCAGTCCCAAGTACTAGCTGGTGTCATAACGGATGGTAGTCTACCG GTCCAGAAAAAACTGCATGTTGCTGTAAAAAAGAGTGTGCTCTCAGTcaacaataacaacaaagtaaag TCTCCAGACCCGGCAGAACTTGCGAAACCTGAGCCAGAGACCCCCAACCCGTTTAACCAGCTGACAGACAAGGAGCTGGATGAGTACCGCAAGGAGGTGCAGAGGAAAGCAGAAGGTCAAACAGATG taggggaggaggtggagaatgAGAAGGAGTCTCCCCCAACTACCCCCCCCACCAACAACCCTACCCCCTGCAATCCCCCACCCTCAG ATGAGACAAAGAAAGACTCCACGGCAGTTCAGAacgggaaaggagaggaggagaagcagaCCACGGAGGAGCTGGAGAAAGGGATGAAGGCTTTGTCTACCAATGACACTTCTAcacccccctccaccacccctgCTGCCCCACCCGCTAAACCGCCCAGCAACACCCCTGAGGGATCCCCCTCCAAGTCCCCCTCGAAGAAGAAAAAGAAGTTCAAGGCCCCCTCATTCCTAAAGAAGAGCAAGAAGAAAGAGAAAGCTGAAACTTGA